GGTCAAAACCAGCTGACGTGGGATATCTTGTTCTTCGCCCCTCATcaggttgaggatgaagttACCAAGCTCATGTAATCCTCCTCTTCATTTCCGACACTTTGACATGTGAGGTGATTTACATTTCGCTCGATGGCGTGGCACCTCTTTACCTTTCCAACGTTCCAAGTTGTGTTGATGTCATGATCACCACCTCGATGCACGATACCCACAAACTCGTCAAATAGGGGCGGCGGCCGTCTCAGTACATGCCGGATTGaaaagcaaagaagcaagaatGTGAAGGATGTGAAAGTGATTTGAAATACAGCGGCGGTTGATGCAAGACATTGACACTTGAACTTGGCAGGCTACGTTAGACGTCGAGAACAATCTCAAGACCGCCGGCCTGATTTGAGCGGCGGTGAAGCTGCGAGCGATGAACTCGGGCAAAAATATTAGGCATCTCTTCAATGGGAAGAGAAGACACTACGGAACACAGGACGCGCGGGTAGGGGCCTCATTACCGATCAACAAGCTGTTTGCCACTGGGAAAGCGCCGTCATGTTGGCTTTGTGTGTATTTTATCTTTGAGGATGGAAAACCGTCCTCTGTAATATCGAGAGATAGCAAGTCCCTTTTGGGCTGTCAGAGAACGGGAAAACTTGGGCAGCTGCACATCGCGGACAATCAGAACCAGCTTGACGGGTTGGAGACTTGGCACACTCAAAGATTCTTGCTACCGAGCCGGATGGACAACATCTATCACGGAGGGTGGCAGGGTATTTTATGAGAGTCGATTTTGCGGTATCGGATGGAAACCGGACCAGCCAAGATCAACCCAAGGATGCCCAATGCCGAAAGCTCATGACTGAATCAGCAAATAACGAGCAGTATTTCACGTTCAACTTTTTGACTGTCGCACCAGTGCAGCCCCCGTGGTCGTGTGTTCCGATGTCAGACACGACAACGATTCTTAATAAATGTGTTACAGATACAGTACCCGTCCTGCCTTAGCAACTGTTAATGTTCGACCCGTggcactgccatgccatcccaTTCGCCCTGACGGGACgagctggcgttgatgtgAGTATTGACCCAATCAAGATGGTTAGCCAGCCCAATTGATCCACGCGGCGTTGCAGATGTGTTGAGCGACAAAGGAGCATTGTCTCTCATGCTTGTCACAGGAAGGATTGACATGACTGACGTGCTCTATGCAATGGACGGATTTCACGAACATGTTCGCTGACGACTGAAAGTACGGAAGTTGCGGGCATACACTGGCCGGAGATGGCGCGGCTTCTTGTTCGTCTGGCAATCAGAGAGGGACGTGATCCGCATCGGTGCTTTGCGATGTCGCCAGAGCGGTGCCGtccttgacattgaggacCCGCTCGAGGATAGAGCTTCCAACTACCTGTCCCAATCTCATGGTGCTGTGCCGTTGTTTGCCTTCGCACACGCCTGCCTGGTGGCTTGCgttgttggatgaggatggaatGAGGATGTGGGCCACCGATTACACGACACCAAAGCACGCCTCGGTTTCCGGTTGGGTCTGTATTGGGTGGGaccgaccagactggacctGACTGACGGctcccaccagacaagaccagattgatgtctggtgcgtctCCCCAAAGTCCCATCAGCCATAACCCCGTCCGATACGGGGGCCcaaggacaacattgaacaggaTTGGGGGGATGATCAGCAAGCAGCAAACCAAAAGCAGCCGCAAACCCACTTTGCACCAAGAACCCCAGCGACATTCGCTCCCCGTTCGCGCACTGAGCtcgtgctggtgctgctggcgcTCCTTTGCTGATGGGCGTTTCGGTGTTCCGTGTCCCCCATCccagtcatccatgtcccCATCTCCTCGtggatgttgctgatgtCGTCAGGCTGGGCTGGCGCTCTGAGTGTCGGGAGGTTTTGGGTTTTGGGTTTTGGGTTGGCTGTGATTTGACTTTCGAGTTGCCTTGGTTCATCAGCTGTTGCAGCTGCGCTTGCTGGCTGCTTCCATCATTGGTACTTCGCACACACCAAACGCTCCTTTCGCACCTTCCTCCCGCCAGTGTGAGCGCCATTCTGCACCACGCCATTTCGGCTTTGTTCACCCAGTCTTCGAACCTCGACTTCCAACCTGAGTGCCTCTTGAGTGCCTACTTACTTCAAccttcctcccctccccccaCTTCACACGATCTCACCTCTCCCAAGACATCACTTCAGTTGTTCCAACTCCAACCCTCATATTTCTTCATTGACAGCCATGTCTGCCGGCCCTTGCTGCTAGACTTGTCGGTCTGGCACTTATTCCTACTTCTTGGACCAGTCTAGGGCCACAAGCACACAACGTCGCGCACTCTTGGACGACCGACTCCGGAGTGACATCTCGACTGACGAAACGCGACCGACGGCGAACAACACAAACCACAACTTAATCTCCGCGAGCGACTGCGATAACGTCTCCCCTGGCCCGTCACTACCACACATCGATTCATCGATTCATCGATTTTGGCAGACTCACCGGTGTCTAGCTTCCAACCTCACCGCTTGGCTCCGGCGTTACTCAACTCTTCCGCGTGTTTGTGACGCTGTTTGCTCACTGTCTCTTCACGCCGTCTTCGATTCCTGACGTCGCGGCACACTGAGTTACCGCGCCATTCACAAAACTCGCGGCCTATTTCTCTTCGCCCAATCTTGGGGCATCTCTTGTCGCTGTTGCTTCCAGACAACTTGGACTCTCAAGGAAGCCAACCCAACCCTCCACCAAAATGAAGGTTTGCATTAATCCAGGCAGCTGTATCTGGTCATGAAGACAGTATCCACGATGACTCCCTTTGCTAACACGCCCATGCGCAACTTTGTAGTATCTGCCGGTTCAGGACTTTGAAGCCGTCACAGGCGcgctcaacttcaacactCCCGATTGCAATGTCACTGGCGGCTGCGACTTATACACCACCAAGTCGACCGGCTCCGACAAGAAACTATACAAAAACATTGATAAGGACCTAAACTCACAACATGCGGCTCTGTTGAAACTCGGCGCAAGTTTATCACCGCCTGATCGCGAGCACATGCTTGCCACCTCACCGAGCATGCAACTATTTTCGACATCAAGCGCATTCGGGCCACTATCGGAACTGTCAAGCAGAAGGACATTTGCTTATTTAATTGCAACACTAAACGCGAGTCACCCACACTACGACTTTTCACACGTTTTGCGGCCAAATGACTTCAAGCGAGAGCGAAATTTGCGCCGAGTTATGGCCAACCTCGATTCTATCCTGCAAAACGTACGGCCCGGATTCGAGGCGACATCATTTGACTCGTCTTTAGGAAGCGATCTGAACTCAGTCTGGGGCACACAATGCTGGTCGTTAATAGACAAAGAGATGCGCCTTAACGAGTGCACTATTTTTAGTTACCAACCGGACCCTGATCCGTTTGAGGAGGACGAGAGTGCCATCTGGGCGGTCCATTATTTCTTTTTCAATAGGGCTCTGAAACGAGTTGCATATCTCTATGTCCGTGTCGTTCCCGTTGTCTCATCGAACAGTCCGACGCTACGACCCATGCGAGTTGGCCAAGCAAAGAGAAACACCGAttttgacgaagaaggcgCCACAAAGCGAGCCACGTACTGGCTGGGTGACAGGCATGTCGAGCTGGTCAATTCTtatgacgatgaagacgaccAAATGGACGATGGGCTCTATTGGAATCgaggagaagacggcgactTGGTTCCGTACTCAGACGATGAATATttcgacgaggaagaagaagatgacgaccTAGAGGACGACACACACATGCTTGACAAGGAGCGACTGATGAGCGAAGATGTCGCTGGACGAATGGAGATTTAATTTCCTCCGCTCTTTGAACAGTCAGTTTGCCACAACCTACTGGCGTGACCTCTGTTTCTATTGGAGCGGCCTAGACTCAAGGTGACTTTCAACATTTCGCCCTGAATCTACATGGCGGGCCCTCCAGGCAAACAATTTTTTAATGACATACCCAGGGGCTCTTTTAACAGGAACGACCAACAGTTGATATTTTGTTATTGTTTATTACTTTCTCGTTTCGCGTTATTGTCATTGTTACGGTATCCTATTTCCTTTCGTTTGGGCTGGTTATCTAGCATGGCGCTGGGTCAATACGCTTCCAAGGTCGGTGAGAGCGGCTGGAGTACTCAGCGTCTCGGGCGTTTATTTTGCTTGTTTTTCCTTCTTGTTTCTATTGAATTGGGCTTGAACACGAGGACTTTTTATGCTTTACTTTGGCTGTATATTTTGATAATACTTGGTCTTTGCTCAACTTTATTTTTTAGCTTTATACTTGCTCTTGGGATGGATGCGCGGCTACGGGTAGGGTGCCATGGTTATGATTAGCAATATATGATATTCATCAATGTTCGTGGTCCGGAGAAGCGCGTTGATTGTCATTGTGACACAGAAGGTCCTGTATGTTGGTGTCAAACTCGTCAGATTCACTTGTAATTGCGGCGGTTGGCAGCATATGAGCACCATTTTACTCCACATCACGTATTGCAGGGACAGTAGTCGCAGGGTACCAAAATCATGAATTTATAGATCATCACACTAATATTTACCACCAAGAGCACACGGGACTGATAGATTCCCACGCTGTGCAGGAAGCAAATTCATCGCAAGATACaaaaaaacaaacaaaatAAAAGCTCCCAATATCTCCGCCGAGCAATCCAAGTCCATCAAACGGTAAAACACGAAGTAAAACCATGTTCTTCTCCCAAGAAAAAAGCCAGCTTCACGTTTGATTCCATCTCCTATCGCTTCCTCCTTTTCCCCTTTCCACTATCATCCGTTGCAGTGCTTCAAATTTCTGGACTTATTGGTATCAGGGTATTGTGTCCAGTAAGCAAGCCAAAATTCCAACAAAAATAAGTAAGCAAAGATGTGAAACAAACGTAGAAAAATATaaggaaaggaaagaatAAGGTCTCCCCGAAACAGGAGGGCGGATCGTAGGTGTGCAAAAGCCGCAGGAAATGGGCAGTGTGTCCTTAAGTCCATTGAAATGTCGGGTTGAAAAGTGACAAACGGAATTATTGTAATAGAAATTAATGGTAGCCGGATATGATTGCGATTCCAGTTGCACCGAGTACATTTGATTGAAGCTCGTAGAAATGCGAGGCAGACAACTGCCTGAATATGTCGTCAAAAGAGCATGCGTGATATATGTGTAAACAAAAACCCCACGAGCGTGGCcaagataaaaaaaaaattgacaaGAATCGAAAGCGCAAGTCGTAAGCAGTTCGTTATGCCCTTACACAGCAAGGGATTTCTTCCGACGTCCAAACATCCTGGAGATACCGCCGGTGTCTTCTTGGCGTGCAGATGTGCGGTCAATTGCTAGGGGTGAGTTATCTGGTGGCGGTGCCGAGTCACGCAAAAACGCAGCCAAGTCTGAGGTCTCGCTACGTTTGCTGACGGCCTCACGCGGCTCAAATCTCTTCATGGGAACCCTAGCCCCTGTAGAAGAGGCCATTGACGTCCCACGAGGCCGACTGGCTGCACGACTACCATCCATTGGGCCGTACTTGTCGTACCCGGGAGGCATGTTGACTTGGATTGGGATATGACCCCTTCCACTGCTAGCACGGCTCACCGTTCGTCCCTCTGACGGGGCCTTGATTGACCACGtatccttctccttctccctctccttctccttgtctttATTATTCCGGGTAAACCGGCCCATCAAGCTTGGCGCactggccttcttcttgggtAATCGAGGAGTCGGTGCTGATACAGGCTCTGGGGGAGGGTCGTAGTTTTTGAGGAACTCTGCTAGACTCTCTTCCTTCTTAACTGGGAGTTTG
The genomic region above belongs to Pochonia chlamydosporia 170 chromosome 2, whole genome shotgun sequence and contains:
- a CDS encoding mitogen-activated protein kinase MAF1 (similar to Cordyceps militaris CM01 XP_006673333.1) is translated as MAIQYLILLSRQGKVRLAKWFTTLSPKDKAKIVKDVSQLVLARRTRMCNFLEYKDTKIVYRRYASLFFIAGCSSDDNELITLEIIHRYVEQMDKYYGNVCELDIIFSFTKAYYILDELLLAGELQESSKKNVLRCIGQQDSLEDMEYLPVQDFEAVTGALNFNTPDCNVTGGCDLYTTKSTGSDKKLYKNIDKDLNSQHAALLKLGASLSPPDREHMLATSPSMQLFSTSSAFGPLSELSSRRTFAYLIATLNASHPHYDFSHVLRPNDFKRERNLRRVMANLDSILQNVRPGFEATSFDSSLGSDLNSVWGTQCWSLIDKEMRLNECTIFSYQPDPDPFEEDESAIWAVHYFFFNRALKRVAYLYVRVVPVVSSNSPTLRPMRVGQAKRNTDFDEEGATKRATYWLGDRHVELVNSYDDEDDQMDDGLYWNRGEDGDLVPYSDDEYFDEEEEDDDLEDDTHMLDKERLMSEDVAGRMEI